The Microcebus murinus isolate Inina chromosome 1, M.murinus_Inina_mat1.0, whole genome shotgun sequence genome includes a region encoding these proteins:
- the PTPN23 gene encoding tyrosine-protein phosphatase non-receptor type 23 isoform X1, whose protein sequence is MEAVPRMPMIWLDLKEAGDFHFQPAVKKFVLKNYGENPEAYNEELKKLELLRQNAVRVPRDFEGCSVLRKYLGQLHYLQSRVPMGSGQEAAIPVTWTEIFSGKSVAHEDIKYEQACILYNLGALHSMLGAMDKRVSEEGMKVSCTHFQCAAGAFAYLREHFPHAYSVDMSRQILTLNVNLMLGQAQECLLEKSMLDNRKSFLVARISAQVVDYYKEACRALENPDTASLLGRIQKDWKKLVQMKIYYFAAVAHLHMGKQAEEQQKFGERVAYFQSALDKLNEAIKLAKGQPDTVQDALRFTMDVIGGKYNSAKKDNDFIYHEAVPALDTLQPVKGAPLVKPLPVNPTDPAVTGPDIFAKLVPMAAHEASSLYSEEKAKLLREMMAKIEDKNEVLDQFMDSMQLDPETVDNLDAYSHIPPQLMEKCAALSVRPDTVRNLVQSMQVLSGVFTDVEASLKDIRDLLEEDELLEQKFQEAVGQAGANLAVSKAELAEVRREWAKYMEVHEKASFTNSELHRAMNLHVGNLRLLSGPLDQVRAALPTPALTPEDKAVLQNLKRILAKVQEMRDQRVSLEQQLRELIQKDDITASLVTTDHSEMKKLFEEQLKKYDQLRVYLEQNLAAQDNVLCALTEANVQYAAVRRVLSDLDQKWNSTLQTLVASYEAYEDLMKKSQEGKDFYADLESKVAALLERAQSTCQAREVARQQLLDRELKKKPPPRPTAPKPLLARREEGEVIETGDPPEELRSLPPDLVAGPRPPDTFLGTMTPLHFPPGPFPSSTGPGPHYLSGPLPPGTYSGPTQMIQPRAPGPPTMPMAPGPALYPAPAYTPELGLVPRSSPQHGMGSSPYGGAGPPPPVAGLPSAPPPQFSGPELAVAVRPATTTVDSVQAPISSHTAPRPNPSPAPPQPCFPVPPPQPLPTPYSYPVGAKQALPAPPAQHHFPPGIPTGFPAPRMGPQPHPTQAAFGPQPPQLQHPHLFSPQPPALLPPHSTYSFAPQPGVLGQPPPLHTQLYPGPSQDPLPPHSGALPFASPGPPQPPHPTLAYGPAPSPRPLGPQAAPLSIRGPPPAGQPTPSPHLVPSPAPSPGPGPVASRAPAAEPPLCLRRGTAAADLLSSSPESQHGGAQPPRGGQPLLQPTKVDAAEGRRPQALRLIERDPYEHPERLQQLQLELEAFRGQLGDAGSLDTIWRELQDAQEQDARGRSIAIARCYSLKNRHQDVMPYDSNRVVLRSGKDDYINASCVEGLSPYCPPLVATQAPLPGTAADFWLMVHEQKVSVIVMLVSEAEMEKQKVARYFPTERGQPMVHGALSLALSSVRTTETHVERVLSLQFRDQSLKRSLVHLHFPTWPELGLPDSPSNLLRFIQEVHAHYLHQRPLHTPIVVHCSSGVGRTGAFALLYAAVQEVEAGNGIPELPQLVRRMRQQRKHMLQEKLHLRFCHEAVVRHVEQVLQRHGVPAPCKPPASVSISQKNHLPQDSQDLVLGGDVPISSIQATIAKLSIRPPGGMDSPAASLPGPAETPGLPPATLPESTPVPSSSPPPLSSPLPEIPQPEEQQPVPEAPNLGPPSSSLELLASLTPEAFSLDSSLRGKQRMSKQNFLQAHNGQGLRAARPTDDPLSLLDPLWTLNKT, encoded by the exons AATGCCGTTCGTGTCCCTCGGGACTTCGAAGGCTGCAGTGTTCTCCGCAAGTACCTCGGCCAGCTCCACTACCTGCAGAGTCGGGTCCCTATGGGCTCAGGCCAGGAGGCTGCCATCCCTGTCACCTG GACTGAGATCTTCTCAGGCAAGTCTGTGGCCCATGAGGACATCAAGTACGAGCAGGCCTGTATTCTCTACAACCTTG GAGCACTGCACTCCATGCTGGGTGCAATGGACAAGCGGGTGTcggaggag GGTATGAAGGTCTCCTGTACCCACTTCCAGTGTGCAGCAGGTGCCTTTGCCTACCTTCGTGAGCACTTCCCTCATGCCTACAGCGTTGATATGAGCCGCCAGATCCTCACTCTCAATGTCAACCtcatgctg ggccaggctcAGGAGTGCCTCCTGGAGAAGTCAATGTTGGACAACAGGAAGAGCTTTCTGGTGGCCCGCATCAGTGCACAG GTGGTAGATTACTACAAGGAGGCATGCCGGGCCTTGGAGAACCCTGACACTGCCTCACTGCTGGGCCGCATCCAGAAGGACTGGAAGAAGCTTGTGCAGATGAAGATCTATTACTTTGCAGCTGTGGCTCAC cTGCACATGGGAAAGCAGGCCGAGGAGCAGCAGAAGTTTGGGGAGCGA GTTGCATACTTCCAGAGTGCCCTGGACAAGCTCAATGAAGCCATCAAGTTGGCCAAG GGCCAGCCTGACACTGTGCAAGACGCACTTCGCTTCACTATGGATGTCATTGGGGGAAA GTACAATTCTGCCAAGAAAGACAATGACTTCATCTACCATGAGGCTGTCCCAGCACTGGACACCCTTCAGCCTGTGAAAG gaGCCCCCTTGGTGAAGCCCTTGCCAGTGAACCCCACAGACCCAGCCGTTACCGGCCCTGACATCTTCGCCAAACTGGTACCCATGGCTGCCCATGAGGCCTCGTCACTGTACAG TGAGGAGAAGGCCAAGCTGCTTCGGGAGATGATGGCCAAGATTGAAGACAAGAATGAGGTCCTGGA CCAGTTTATGGATTCAATGCAGCTGGATCCCGAGACAGTGGACAACCTTGATGCATACAGCCACATCCCACCCCAGCTCATGGAGAAGTGCGCAGCCCTCAGTGTCCGGCCAGACACTGTCAGGAACCTTGTCCAGTCCATGCAAG TGCTGTCCGGCGTGTTCACGGATGTGGAGGCCTCCCTAAAGGACATCAGGGACCTGCTGGAGGAGGATGAGCTGCTAGAGCAGAAGTTCCAGGAGGCAGTGGGCCAAGCTGGGGCCAACCTGGCTGTCTCCAAGGCTGAGCTGGCAGAGGTGAGGCGAGAATGGGCCAAGTACATGGAAGTCCATGAGAAGGCCTCCTTTACCAACAGCGAGCTGCACCGCGCCATGAATCTGCACGTCGGCAACCTGCGCTTGCTCAGCGGGCCACTCGACCAGGTCCGGGCTGCCCTGCCCACGCCAGCCCTCACCCCAG AGGACAAGGCTGTGCTGCAGAACCTGAAGCGCATCCTGGCCAAGGTGCAGGAGATGCGAGACCAGCGCGTGTCCCTGGAGCAGCAGCTGCGTGAGCTTATCCAGAAGGATGACATCACTGCCTCACTGGTTACGACAGACCACTCGGAGATGAAG AAGCTGTTTGAGGAGCAGCTGAAGAAGTACGACCAGCTGAGGGTGTACCTGGAGCAGAACCTGGCTGCTCAGGACAACGTCCTCTGTGCGCTGACAGAGGCCAACGTGCAGTATGCAGCTGTACGACGGGTGCTCAGCGACCTAGACCAAAA GTGGAACTCTACGCTGCAGACTCTGGTGGCCTCATATGAAGCCTATGAGGACCTGATGAAGAAGTCTCAGGAGGGCAAGGATTTCTATGCAGACCTAGAGAGCAAGGTGGCTGCTCTACTGGAACGGGCACAGTCCACCTGCCAGGCCCGAGAGGTTGCCCGCCAGCAGCTCCTGGACAG GGAGCTGAAAAAGAAGCCACCACCACGGCCCACGGCCCCAAAGCCGCTGTTGGCCCGTAGGGAGGAAGGTGAGGTGATAGAGACAGGAGACCCACCAGAGGAGCTGCGCAGCCTGCCCCCTGACCTGGTGGCTGGCCCACGACCACCTGACACCTTCCTGGGGACTATGACTCCGCTCCACTTTCCTCCTGGCCCCTTCCCCAGCTCCACAGGCCCAGGACCCCACTATCTCTCGGGCCCCTTACCCCCTGGTACCTACTCGGGCCCCACCCAAATGATCCagcccagggccccagggccccCCACAATGCCCATGGCCCCTGGGCCTGCCCTCTATCCAGCCCCTGCCTACACACCGGAGCTGGGCCTTGTGCCCCGATCTTCCCCCCAGCATGGCATGGGGAGCAGTCCCTATGGGGGGGCAGGGCCACCTCCACCAGTTGCAGGTCTGccctcagccccacctcctcAGTTCTCAGGCCCCGAGTTGGCCGTGGCGGTTCGGCCAGCCACCACCACAGTAGATAGCGTCCAGGCCCCCATTTCCAGCCACACAGCACCACGGCCaaaccccagccctgctcctccccagccctgcttccCAGTGCCTCCgccacagcccctgcccacaCCCTACTCCTATCCCGTAGGGGCCAAGCAAGCCCTTCCAGCACCCCCAGCCCAGCACCACTTCCCTCCTGGGATCCCCACAGGTTTTCCAGCCCCAAGGATGGGACCTCAGCCCCATCCTACACAAGCAGCATTTGGGCCTCAGCCCCCCCAACTCCAGCATCCACACCTCTTCTCACCCCAACCCCCAGCACTCCTACCCCCACACTCCACCTACTCCTTTGCTCCTCAGCCTGGTGTCCTGGGGCAGCCGCCACCCCTGCACACCCAGCTCTACCCAGGCCCCTCCCAAGACCCTCTGCCCCCCCACTCAGGGGCTCTGCCTTTCGCCAGCCCTGGGCCCCCTCAACCTCCTCATCCCACCCTGGCGTATGGTCCTGCCCCTTCTCCCAGACCCCTGGGTCCCCAGGCAGCCCCTCTCTCCATTCGAGGCCCCCCACCTGCTGGCCAGCCCACTCCTAGTCCCCACCTGGTGCCTTCACCTGCCCCATCGCCAGGGCCTGGCCCAGTAGCCTCTCGGGCCCCAGCTGCAGAGCCACCCCTATGCTTGCGCCGAGGCACTGCGGCTGCAGACCTGCTCTCCTCTAGCCCTGAGAGCCAGCATGGCGGCGCTCAGCCTCCTAGGGGCGGGCAGCCCCTGCTGCAGCCTACCAAGGTGGACGCAGCTGAGGGCCGCCGGCCCCAGGCCCTGCGGCTGATAGAGCGGGACCCCTATGAGCATCCTGAGAGGCTGCAGCAGTTGCAGCTGGAGCTGGAGGCCTTTCGGGGCCAGCTGGGGGATGCGGGGTCTCTGGACACCATCTGGAGGGAGCTGCAAGATGCACAAGAACAGGATGCCCGAGGCCGTTCCATCGCCATTGCCCGCTGCTACTCACTGAAGAACCGGCACCAGGACGTCATGCCCTATGACAGTAACCGTGTGGTTCTGCGCTCAGGCAAGGATGACTACATCAATGCTAGCTGTGTGGAGGGGCTTTCCCCATACTGCCCACCCTTAGTGGCCACCCAGGCCCCACTGCCTGGCACAGCTGCCGACTTCTGGCTCATGGTTCATGAGCAGAAAGTGTCAGTCATTGTCATGCTGGTGTCTGAGGCCGAGATGGAGAAG CAAAAGGTAGCACGATACTTCCCCACCGAGAGGGGCCAGCCCATGGTGCACGGTGCCCTGAGCCTGGCATTGAGCAGCGTCCGAACCACTGAAACACACGTGGAGCGTGTGCTGAGCCTGCAGTTCCGAGACCAAAGCCTCAAGCGCTCTCTCGTGCACCTCCACTTCCCCACTTGGCCCGAGTT AGGCCTGCCTGACAGCCCCAGCAACCTGCTGCGCTTCATCCAGGAGGTGCACGCGCATTACCTGCACCAGCGGCCCCTGCACACACCCATCGTTGTGCACTGCAG CTCTGGTGTGGGTCGCACGGGAGCCTTTGCGTTGCTCTACGCAGCTgtgcaggaggtggaggctgggaaCGGGATCCCCGAGCTGCCTCAGCTGGTGCGGCGCATGCGGCAACAGAGGAAGCACATGCTACAGGAGAAA CTCCACCTCAGGTTCTGCCACGAGGCGGTGGTGAGACATGTGGAGCAGGTCCTGCAGCGCCATGGTGTGCCCGCTCCATGCAAGCCCCCGGCCAGCGTGAGCATCAGCCAAAAG AATCACCTTCCTCAGGACTCCCAGGACCTGGTCCTTGGTGGGGACGTGCCTATTAGCTCCATCCAGGCTACCATTGCCAAGCTTAGCATCCGGCCTCCTGGGGGCATGGATTCTCCAGCTGCCAGCCTGCCAGGCCCTGCAGAGACTCCAGGCCTGCCACCAGCCACCCTCCCTGAATCTACCCCAGTCCCatcttcctccccacctcctctctcttcACCCCTGCCTGAGATCCCCCAGCCTGAGGAGCAGCAGCCAGTGCCTGAAGCCCCCAACTTGGGGCCCCCCTCCTCATCCCTGGAGCTGCTGGCATCCTTGACCCCAGAGGCCTTCTCCCTGGACAGCTCCTTGCGGGGAAAGCAGCGGATGAGCAAGCAGAACTTTCTGCAGGCCCATAATGGGCAGGGTTTGCGGGCTGCCCGGCCCACCGATGACCCCCTTAGCCTTCTGGATCCACTCTGGACACTCAACAAGACCTGA
- the PTPN23 gene encoding tyrosine-protein phosphatase non-receptor type 23 isoform X2, which yields MEAVPRMPMIWLDLKEAGDFHFQPAVKKFVLKNYGENPEAYNEELKKLELLRQNAVRVPRDFEGCSVLRKYLGQLHYLQSRVPMGSGQEAAIPVTWTEIFSGKSVAHEDIKYEQACILYNLGALHSMLGAMDKRVSEEGMKVSCTHFQCAAGAFAYLREHFPHAYSVDMSRQILTLNVNLMLGQAQECLLEKSMLDNRKSFLVARISAQVVDYYKEACRALENPDTASLLGRIQKDWKKLVQMKIYYFAAVAHLHMGKQAEEQQKFGERVAYFQSALDKLNEAIKLAKGQPDTVQDALRFTMDVIGGKYNSAKKDNDFIYHEAVPALDTLQPVKGAPLVKPLPVNPTDPAVTGPDIFAKLVPMAAHEASSLYSEEKAKLLREMMAKIEDKNEVLDQFMDSMQLDPETVDNLDAYSHIPPQLMEKCAALSVRPDTVRNLVQSMQVLSGVFTDVEASLKDIRDLLEEDELLEQKFQEAVGQAGANLAVSKAELAEVRREWAKYMEVHEKASFTNSELHRAMNLHVGNLRLLSGPLDQVRAALPTPALTPEDKAVLQNLKRILAKVQEMRDQRVSLEQQLRELIQKDDITASLVTTDHSEMKKLFEEQLKKYDQLRVYLEQNLAAQDNVLCALTEANVQYAAVRRVLSDLDQKWNSTLQTLVASYEAYEDLMKKSQEGKDFYADLESKVAALLERAQSTCQAREVARQQLLDRELKKKPPPRPTAPKPLLARREEGEVIETGDPPEELRSLPPDLVAGPRPPDTFLGTMTPLHFPPGPFPSSTGPGPHYLSGPLPPGTYSGPTQMIQPRAPGPPTMPMAPGPALYPAPAYTPELGLVPRSSPQHGMGSSPYGGAGPPPPVAGLPSAPPPQFSGPELAVAVRPATTTVDSVQAPISSHTAPRPNPSPAPPQPCFPVPPPQPLPTPYSYPVGAKQALPAPPAQHHFPPGIPTGFPAPRMGPQPHPTQAAFGPQPPQLQHPHLFSPQPPALLPPHSTYSFAPQPGVLGQPPPLHTQLYPGPSQDPLPPHSGALPFASPGPPQPPHPTLAYGPAPSPRPLGPQAAPLSIRGPPPAGQPTPSPHLVPSPAPSPGPGPVASRAPAAEPPLCLRRGTAAADLLSSSPESQHGGAQPPRGGQPLLQPTKVDAAEGRRPQALRLIERDPYEHPERLQQLQLELEAFRGQLGDAGSLDTIWRELQDAQEQDARGRSIAIARCYSLKNRHQDVMPYDSNRVVLRSGKDDYINASCVEGLSPYCPPLVATQAPLPGTAADFWLMVHEQKVSVIVMLVSEAEMEKQKVARYFPTERGQPMVHGALSLALSSVRTTETHVERVLSLQFRDQSLKRSLVHLHFPTWPELGLPDSPSNLLRFIQEVHAHYLHQRPLHTPIVVHCSSGVGRTGAFALLYAAVQEVEAGNGIPELPQLVRRMRQQRKHMLQEKLHLRFCHEAVVRHVEQVLQRHGVPAPCKPPASNHLPQDSQDLVLGGDVPISSIQATIAKLSIRPPGGMDSPAASLPGPAETPGLPPATLPESTPVPSSSPPPLSSPLPEIPQPEEQQPVPEAPNLGPPSSSLELLASLTPEAFSLDSSLRGKQRMSKQNFLQAHNGQGLRAARPTDDPLSLLDPLWTLNKT from the exons AATGCCGTTCGTGTCCCTCGGGACTTCGAAGGCTGCAGTGTTCTCCGCAAGTACCTCGGCCAGCTCCACTACCTGCAGAGTCGGGTCCCTATGGGCTCAGGCCAGGAGGCTGCCATCCCTGTCACCTG GACTGAGATCTTCTCAGGCAAGTCTGTGGCCCATGAGGACATCAAGTACGAGCAGGCCTGTATTCTCTACAACCTTG GAGCACTGCACTCCATGCTGGGTGCAATGGACAAGCGGGTGTcggaggag GGTATGAAGGTCTCCTGTACCCACTTCCAGTGTGCAGCAGGTGCCTTTGCCTACCTTCGTGAGCACTTCCCTCATGCCTACAGCGTTGATATGAGCCGCCAGATCCTCACTCTCAATGTCAACCtcatgctg ggccaggctcAGGAGTGCCTCCTGGAGAAGTCAATGTTGGACAACAGGAAGAGCTTTCTGGTGGCCCGCATCAGTGCACAG GTGGTAGATTACTACAAGGAGGCATGCCGGGCCTTGGAGAACCCTGACACTGCCTCACTGCTGGGCCGCATCCAGAAGGACTGGAAGAAGCTTGTGCAGATGAAGATCTATTACTTTGCAGCTGTGGCTCAC cTGCACATGGGAAAGCAGGCCGAGGAGCAGCAGAAGTTTGGGGAGCGA GTTGCATACTTCCAGAGTGCCCTGGACAAGCTCAATGAAGCCATCAAGTTGGCCAAG GGCCAGCCTGACACTGTGCAAGACGCACTTCGCTTCACTATGGATGTCATTGGGGGAAA GTACAATTCTGCCAAGAAAGACAATGACTTCATCTACCATGAGGCTGTCCCAGCACTGGACACCCTTCAGCCTGTGAAAG gaGCCCCCTTGGTGAAGCCCTTGCCAGTGAACCCCACAGACCCAGCCGTTACCGGCCCTGACATCTTCGCCAAACTGGTACCCATGGCTGCCCATGAGGCCTCGTCACTGTACAG TGAGGAGAAGGCCAAGCTGCTTCGGGAGATGATGGCCAAGATTGAAGACAAGAATGAGGTCCTGGA CCAGTTTATGGATTCAATGCAGCTGGATCCCGAGACAGTGGACAACCTTGATGCATACAGCCACATCCCACCCCAGCTCATGGAGAAGTGCGCAGCCCTCAGTGTCCGGCCAGACACTGTCAGGAACCTTGTCCAGTCCATGCAAG TGCTGTCCGGCGTGTTCACGGATGTGGAGGCCTCCCTAAAGGACATCAGGGACCTGCTGGAGGAGGATGAGCTGCTAGAGCAGAAGTTCCAGGAGGCAGTGGGCCAAGCTGGGGCCAACCTGGCTGTCTCCAAGGCTGAGCTGGCAGAGGTGAGGCGAGAATGGGCCAAGTACATGGAAGTCCATGAGAAGGCCTCCTTTACCAACAGCGAGCTGCACCGCGCCATGAATCTGCACGTCGGCAACCTGCGCTTGCTCAGCGGGCCACTCGACCAGGTCCGGGCTGCCCTGCCCACGCCAGCCCTCACCCCAG AGGACAAGGCTGTGCTGCAGAACCTGAAGCGCATCCTGGCCAAGGTGCAGGAGATGCGAGACCAGCGCGTGTCCCTGGAGCAGCAGCTGCGTGAGCTTATCCAGAAGGATGACATCACTGCCTCACTGGTTACGACAGACCACTCGGAGATGAAG AAGCTGTTTGAGGAGCAGCTGAAGAAGTACGACCAGCTGAGGGTGTACCTGGAGCAGAACCTGGCTGCTCAGGACAACGTCCTCTGTGCGCTGACAGAGGCCAACGTGCAGTATGCAGCTGTACGACGGGTGCTCAGCGACCTAGACCAAAA GTGGAACTCTACGCTGCAGACTCTGGTGGCCTCATATGAAGCCTATGAGGACCTGATGAAGAAGTCTCAGGAGGGCAAGGATTTCTATGCAGACCTAGAGAGCAAGGTGGCTGCTCTACTGGAACGGGCACAGTCCACCTGCCAGGCCCGAGAGGTTGCCCGCCAGCAGCTCCTGGACAG GGAGCTGAAAAAGAAGCCACCACCACGGCCCACGGCCCCAAAGCCGCTGTTGGCCCGTAGGGAGGAAGGTGAGGTGATAGAGACAGGAGACCCACCAGAGGAGCTGCGCAGCCTGCCCCCTGACCTGGTGGCTGGCCCACGACCACCTGACACCTTCCTGGGGACTATGACTCCGCTCCACTTTCCTCCTGGCCCCTTCCCCAGCTCCACAGGCCCAGGACCCCACTATCTCTCGGGCCCCTTACCCCCTGGTACCTACTCGGGCCCCACCCAAATGATCCagcccagggccccagggccccCCACAATGCCCATGGCCCCTGGGCCTGCCCTCTATCCAGCCCCTGCCTACACACCGGAGCTGGGCCTTGTGCCCCGATCTTCCCCCCAGCATGGCATGGGGAGCAGTCCCTATGGGGGGGCAGGGCCACCTCCACCAGTTGCAGGTCTGccctcagccccacctcctcAGTTCTCAGGCCCCGAGTTGGCCGTGGCGGTTCGGCCAGCCACCACCACAGTAGATAGCGTCCAGGCCCCCATTTCCAGCCACACAGCACCACGGCCaaaccccagccctgctcctccccagccctgcttccCAGTGCCTCCgccacagcccctgcccacaCCCTACTCCTATCCCGTAGGGGCCAAGCAAGCCCTTCCAGCACCCCCAGCCCAGCACCACTTCCCTCCTGGGATCCCCACAGGTTTTCCAGCCCCAAGGATGGGACCTCAGCCCCATCCTACACAAGCAGCATTTGGGCCTCAGCCCCCCCAACTCCAGCATCCACACCTCTTCTCACCCCAACCCCCAGCACTCCTACCCCCACACTCCACCTACTCCTTTGCTCCTCAGCCTGGTGTCCTGGGGCAGCCGCCACCCCTGCACACCCAGCTCTACCCAGGCCCCTCCCAAGACCCTCTGCCCCCCCACTCAGGGGCTCTGCCTTTCGCCAGCCCTGGGCCCCCTCAACCTCCTCATCCCACCCTGGCGTATGGTCCTGCCCCTTCTCCCAGACCCCTGGGTCCCCAGGCAGCCCCTCTCTCCATTCGAGGCCCCCCACCTGCTGGCCAGCCCACTCCTAGTCCCCACCTGGTGCCTTCACCTGCCCCATCGCCAGGGCCTGGCCCAGTAGCCTCTCGGGCCCCAGCTGCAGAGCCACCCCTATGCTTGCGCCGAGGCACTGCGGCTGCAGACCTGCTCTCCTCTAGCCCTGAGAGCCAGCATGGCGGCGCTCAGCCTCCTAGGGGCGGGCAGCCCCTGCTGCAGCCTACCAAGGTGGACGCAGCTGAGGGCCGCCGGCCCCAGGCCCTGCGGCTGATAGAGCGGGACCCCTATGAGCATCCTGAGAGGCTGCAGCAGTTGCAGCTGGAGCTGGAGGCCTTTCGGGGCCAGCTGGGGGATGCGGGGTCTCTGGACACCATCTGGAGGGAGCTGCAAGATGCACAAGAACAGGATGCCCGAGGCCGTTCCATCGCCATTGCCCGCTGCTACTCACTGAAGAACCGGCACCAGGACGTCATGCCCTATGACAGTAACCGTGTGGTTCTGCGCTCAGGCAAGGATGACTACATCAATGCTAGCTGTGTGGAGGGGCTTTCCCCATACTGCCCACCCTTAGTGGCCACCCAGGCCCCACTGCCTGGCACAGCTGCCGACTTCTGGCTCATGGTTCATGAGCAGAAAGTGTCAGTCATTGTCATGCTGGTGTCTGAGGCCGAGATGGAGAAG CAAAAGGTAGCACGATACTTCCCCACCGAGAGGGGCCAGCCCATGGTGCACGGTGCCCTGAGCCTGGCATTGAGCAGCGTCCGAACCACTGAAACACACGTGGAGCGTGTGCTGAGCCTGCAGTTCCGAGACCAAAGCCTCAAGCGCTCTCTCGTGCACCTCCACTTCCCCACTTGGCCCGAGTT AGGCCTGCCTGACAGCCCCAGCAACCTGCTGCGCTTCATCCAGGAGGTGCACGCGCATTACCTGCACCAGCGGCCCCTGCACACACCCATCGTTGTGCACTGCAG CTCTGGTGTGGGTCGCACGGGAGCCTTTGCGTTGCTCTACGCAGCTgtgcaggaggtggaggctgggaaCGGGATCCCCGAGCTGCCTCAGCTGGTGCGGCGCATGCGGCAACAGAGGAAGCACATGCTACAGGAGAAA CTCCACCTCAGGTTCTGCCACGAGGCGGTGGTGAGACATGTGGAGCAGGTCCTGCAGCGCCATGGTGTGCCCGCTCCATGCAAGCCCCCGGCCAGC AATCACCTTCCTCAGGACTCCCAGGACCTGGTCCTTGGTGGGGACGTGCCTATTAGCTCCATCCAGGCTACCATTGCCAAGCTTAGCATCCGGCCTCCTGGGGGCATGGATTCTCCAGCTGCCAGCCTGCCAGGCCCTGCAGAGACTCCAGGCCTGCCACCAGCCACCCTCCCTGAATCTACCCCAGTCCCatcttcctccccacctcctctctcttcACCCCTGCCTGAGATCCCCCAGCCTGAGGAGCAGCAGCCAGTGCCTGAAGCCCCCAACTTGGGGCCCCCCTCCTCATCCCTGGAGCTGCTGGCATCCTTGACCCCAGAGGCCTTCTCCCTGGACAGCTCCTTGCGGGGAAAGCAGCGGATGAGCAAGCAGAACTTTCTGCAGGCCCATAATGGGCAGGGTTTGCGGGCTGCCCGGCCCACCGATGACCCCCTTAGCCTTCTGGATCCACTCTGGACACTCAACAAGACCTGA